The sequence agagaggagacatagagtagagagttagggatgtgagagagagatagagagataggtctagattttgggataGAGAGAAAAAGAGTGAGATATAGAGGTAAAGAGGGGATAGAGGAAAATTTCTATGGAGAGAGATGATTCTAGAGCTCAAGGAAGATAAGGAGAGCtagaaaatgttgataggagcctactgattactgaaatttgactaagtctaaaaaatttataagatcttctaaaatctagaatttgcattataactctagATTTGAAATTAagttctcaaacatcttgccaatatagatATGAAGAGAGATGAGTCTAGAGATCAAGATAAAGAGGTTGagataaagagagctagaaaatgtTGAACTACTGActactaaaatttgactgtctgaaaatttataagatcttctaaaatctagaatttgcattatgactcctagagatctgaaaccactctcaaacatcttgccaatatatacataaaatataacttatagtataatgacttatacttaaatgttatatttcatgtatatatagcttatttttaataaattaaaaaaaaaacagaaaacgggatctcattttattttttgaaatgggatttcattttcttttcaaaaCGAGATCCCATTTCTTAGACTTAGACTCGGGATCTTGACGTGAAACGGGATCTCGTTTTAAATTTTGGCTCAGGACCTTGCGATTTGCAATTTTTTTCCAAGtttaaaacttccacactaagtggactcaacttcttgcacttaccctatgctattgttgatgaaattattcacTTTGGATGGgttttacaaaatatttcataCCCAGCTTTTCCCAATGTTAAACCACCTCAGGTATAGCATTCAAATTCTTACTTGGTTTTCTCTTCACTTTCTCAATCTGTTACAAAAGATAAGTCTTATAATTCGCTTCCCCTCCATCAAGGGTTAATTCTTATACTTTAtaacttttatttttctttaaccCCTCCCAGTGGGTCCCCATTAAGTCCTTCTGCCCCCCAACCAAGCTAAAATCTTATGATTTAGGTTTTTGGGCCCCCCATGGTGAAACCAAACCCCATTGCTGGCTCCTCTTCTAAACCAGAAATTATCCATAACCACTTAAGTCCTTTAAGAGAACCCAAACATAAGACCTCTCCTAATTCGTCCCCCAAGGATGTGAAGGTGCTAGAGCTAGATAAATAGGAGGTGTATGAGGATTCTAAGTCCTCTCATGATTCAAAATAAGATTGATCCCCTACAGTGTCTAAGGAGGTTGGCCACATTCGCCATAGTTAGGAGATTCCTGACACCAAGACTGACCCTCTTAATTTAGAATTCAAAGGTTTTAAATTTGGAGGAAAATGTTAAGCAATATGACCTggtaattaaatgaattttatcatATTTTAACATGGCTATCAGGAAGATCAATAGACTAGAGGTTGTGGTTGAGGCGAGTGGTAGGGTGGATAACTGGGTTATGGAGGAGAAAGATGAACAAGTCTATGGAGCTTCAAGCAATATGGTTGGTAATTTGGGATAATTTTGAAGGAATGTTGAAATGCCTTAGTGAGAAGGTGGATCAAAGAAATAAGAAGAAGCTTGTTATGGAGTTGAAGGAAAGCCAGGAGATCCTTAAGAGAAAAGTTGAGGATATGTCAAAGAGAAGCCAagagatggtcttgaagaatttGACTTCCCTACAGGCTATTTAGAAGGAAATAGGTCTTGAAGAATTTGACTTCCCTACAGGCTATTTAGAAGGAAATAAATCAAAGGAAAGCTAAGCATAAGAGGCATGCTCTATGTCCCTCTGCTTTGGTAGAGCCCACTACCTCCATGGTTAATGatactttggattttggtactCCGAACTCTGCTAaggaatctaacaaaaatatcTCTTTCTCTAATAAAGTTTTAGGACTGTGTAAAGATTGGCAAGAGAGCAATGCCTTTGCTTAGTAGACCATCTCTTCGTGTCTTTGGTGGTTGGCTAATTTTATAgtggtttttgttttatgattttgttCCTAGTCTTGGTCTAGTACTTGGTGGTTCCTTGCTACTTTTTGTTATTTTGTCTTTAGCTAGGTGTGCAATTCTCATGTGCCTTAGGTGGTGCTTTTCAAGGAATACGTGATGGTACATGCCTCATCCGCTTttgaattaatcaaaataaatatttagtgattcttcttcttcttcttcttttatttttgAATAGAATTTTATTACTTGACTTCTAGATCCTCCCATATCTAAATTTGGGTTAtggtaaggacatatgtctctttGATTGAATAGGTAAATTATTTTTTGTAAAATCTTAATAATTTCTAGTAGTATTAAGTTTCATATGAACATGATTAAATTACAATTTCAAGATAGAGGTTCATTTAGTCtccataatgatttttttttaatttgtgtatCTTTATGACCTcttttttttttagaatattttttttaTGCAACACATGTTTTTCATTTAGCATATATGAGTGATACTTTAATTCTAAAATTTGTTAATAACTACAAGCATCTTATATATTTTATCCGTTGAACATATCACATTAGATTCGATAGTAGACACAATAGAAGTAAAGGCTTTGTTTACATATGATTTTAAGACCATTTAATTAGGGAAAAAAAAATAAAGATGATCTCACAACTAAAATTTGAATCTCTTCTAGACAATTTAGCCAATGAAGAAAGAGCTTTATCCTTCTTCATAATAGTCAAAGGGGAGAAAAGATCTCCACCCAACTTTAATGGGTCATAAGGTAATAAGATCTCTCACCATACTCCCAAGCTAAGAGAAGCATTAGGACTTCCACATAAAGAAAACCTTTTATGATCAATTGTAATATAATTTTGATAAAGTTTATATAAATTCAATTATATGTCTTATGtcaaatttataattatataaattacaATCGACATAATCATTACACCTCATTTAGACATAAGCATTAATTTTAGAATCATTATTCACTTTCTAAAAGCTGTGAGCCCTTATACTAGATGAATGCTCAAATATGTAGTTAAAAGATGTTTGAATAAAAGTAGTTTTGCTTTGGTTTTGATTTCGAGATCTTCAACAGCATTACACAAAGTTGACAAATTGCATGCCATGTTATTTTTGAACAATTTATTTTACAGTGACAAATTGCAGGGTTGTCATAGAACGAAAGATGCGAGAGAAGCATATGGATTGGAAGATATTAAATTCCTTATTAGGAGAAAACATTTATGGGATGACTAGGGGGGGACTAGGAGAAATGAACCCATCGAGCTTTGCTGGGAACACCGCCATTAACAACGAACAGCATGTAATATCCGGGAGGGGCAGCCACAGCCGATGGGGGAGCTTGTACAGTCGAAGAATAAACATTGGTGGACTTAGGAACGAGGACCGGACTAGAAGCGGAAAGCGAGAGCATCCTCTGGCTCATGGATGTGGTGTGAGTCGTGAAGGGTGGAGAGTACACACTAAACACTACATTGCTGTTACTCGTCAGACCGGATGAAATTGAAAACGTCACTCTGAAGGTGGCGCCGTAGGCAATATTGGATCTCGGAGACATGGCAGTTATCCTAGGGCGAAGGGGGGCATACGTTTTATCCAAGTAATAGGGGCTGTACGCTTCCAAACGGAGCTCCGTTGGGAATTGCGTTCCCGTGAGAATGTAATTGAAGTGTGGGTTGGAGCCGCCCACCATAACTCTCCCGTCGGGCAATACGTTGGCAGTGGAGTGGTACATTCTTGCGATACCGGTGGCTGCCAGAACGTAGAAACGCTGTTGCCCGGCGGGTAGACTGTGTCTGTAGAGGTAGGGCGTGAAGACGGGTGTGTTGGCCATGTCCCAGCCGGCCACACCTTTGGCCGCTCCGTTTATGATCAGAATTTCGCCGTTGGGGAGAATGAGCATGTCAGACATGGTTCTTGGGCCGGGCATGTCTTCCATGCTCCACGAAGGATTGGTGTCCGTGATGACCATTCTTCCGCAGCTGCGTAGGGCGGGAATGAAATTACCGGCTTTGGCGGCGGCGAAACCATTGTCTGGGCAACCACCGCAGATGAGGATTTCCACCTTGGTAAAGCCATTGGATGCAGAGAGAGGAAGCATGACGGAAGAGCCCGTGGAAGGATAGTTCCGTGGGCCGTCGCCCGGCATTCTGGGGAATGTTTTCAACACCACGTTGTTTTTGTAGTCGAGGAGAATGGAGTCCCTGTTGGCGAAGATAAAGAGGTTCCCATCGGAGGAGAGATGGAGGAAGGGATACAGGTTGTTCTCTACTTGGGTACTGGTTCGGGTTTGGATGAGGAACGGCAGGTTGTACTTTCCCTCACCGGGCCTCCTGGGAACGAACTCGTAGTTAAACACACCCGTGCCTCCCACCACGATGATGCGGTTGTCCGGAAGGATCTGGTTCGAGGCGTACCAGCGGTTGGCAAGAAGCTTAACAGGCTGAGAATTATCCCAGTCACAGGAGGCGTCGGAGCAAGGAACAAAGTAACGCATATCTATGCCTCCGTCGCGCCACCCGCCCGTTTGAACGAGGGTCCCGTTGGCTGCGAACGCTCCAGACGAGCACCAGGTATCGGTGAATACCATGAGCGGCCTGATGGTGTTGGTGGCTATGTTGTATTCGATGGAGTGAGCCCAGCAGTCGTGGGTCAGGGCCTGGTCCTGCGGGTTGTCACGGCACCGCCCATTATCCAGCAGGAGCTGTGAAGGGCCAAAGTTGGTTCGGTCGAACATAACAACCGTGTTTTTGTATGTGGTGGTCATGTGCATGGCCGAGACGCCACCCTTCTCTACCAAGAGTTGCCATCTTCCCTTATTCACCGCCACTTGCCCTGCTGCCTACCACGACCACATGTTTAACATTGCCACCATCATAAAACACGAATACTGGATTACAGATGACATTTTCATTGTGGCTCTCTCTTACACTAACGCTCTTTGTTCAAGTGTGAGAATGATGATGAAAGACTCGTGATCTGATGGGCTTTTGTAGGCTTCTGCACTTAGCAAGTCATGAAATAGGATAGGAGAATGCATCGCTTGGCTTATCCAAAAATACATTATACTGGTAATCACGGAACGTTGCGGAAGTAGCCCGCGCGATATCGATTCCTTGTTTGCTTTTATTCCTTATCGTACAAAGAGTATTGGAGATAAGAATTTAGAGGCCTGAGTTGGTACCATCTTTACAGCCTACTACAACATGCATTTACGCAGTCAACCTTCAACCCTCTTTGTCCGTGGTTTAGATTTGTTTTGTTTATCGTCTACGCTTATGTGACGTGATAAAGGAAAACGTGATGAATGATAAGTTTAATATCATGCTATTTGAAATCAGAAAATTTCAATCTACAAGAAAGAAAAACTAGACAGATTATGCCGAATGGTAAGGAAAGGACTTTGCAGAAAAAATGTGAGTTTGCATGGACATAAAAGAAACGGGAACGGAAGTGACTAAAGGCAAGAGGCATGAggcataatttatatatatatttagcaCGATAGAAATCTAATATGCATATAGGATAGGAAGTACATCTATTGCAGAAGTAATGTTAGTTTACACAACCAGTATAAAAGAAAACGGCAACGGAATCAACCAGAGGCGAGAGGCATTAATTTGTATATATTTAACACGGAACAAATAGTATATGTGTGTCACGGGGCTAGGTTTTCCCGTGCGACACCGACGATCTTTTAGGTACTTGTCTGTGAGATCCAAGCACTTCCAAGAACTCGGACTATGCCTGGAAGCACCCCCAAGCTCCaaaacctgcacacacacacttgcacaacACGTACAAACTTGCACAGTGGAATCCTTACACAATAACACAATGTTGGGGCAATAAGATAGGTTTATTGATCTGAAGAATGGCCCCTGGCCtggtctacaaacaattccaactatgTCGTTGGTCACTACCCCAAGTACTTCCCCAGCACCCGATTACAAGTTCCCGCCCCTGGATCAATgtccactcttgaaacaccagTACAAACACCACTGCACCTCGCCCCTGGCTGTAGCTTCTCACGTAAACTCCTGATCCACAAATACCCTGTCTCCTTTGGAACTCAACCTGGCATACCACTGACTCTCTCGTGAGCCCGCGACGACTTACCCAGTACAAGACCCAAGCCCCCTCCCTAAATGGGGACTCCAACTCACTCTGCTACTCTGCTGCTGCTCCTACTTCACCTCTGCTCTCCATCATTCTGAACACCTTTGCTCGTTGGAATGCTGTTTTGGTCCTCCttggatttctccaccatgaacctTCGCCTGTGGGAAAGTAAAGCACAATGTAGATACGTTCTCTCGCGAATGGTCGGGGTACTCTGCTTCCCcctatataagtttttcgtccagTTCTCACACATCTGTAGCTTGGCCATATCCATATGTCcgtcaccacaacttccacctgctgagaataacaagggacttacaaccccagaagcATACTGGTCTCCCTGAGACAACAGccccttacatcctcccccacttaaaATAGGCGACGTCCTCGACGCTGACAACACAGTCCCAGACTTATGCTGCAGAGGTCCGCAACTTTGTTTACACTTAGAAGGGGAGGTTGGAGTTCCTCTCCAAGAACTCCAAAACCTTGGCTTCATATTTCCAGAGGTTCTCAGCCTTCTCCCAAGTCGCCTCTTCTCAGGACTGGCCCTACCAATAAACTAAGAACTCCTTCCACTTCCTGTTTCCAAATCCTCGCTCCTTTATAGCGATCACTTCCTCCACATCTAGTCCCGGCCTATCCTTAACAAATGCTGGTCCTCGGGCTGGTATGTTCCTGCTGTTGTCCTCTTTATCATGATGATACGAATGGAGTTGGCTgacatggaaaacattgtggaCTCTAAGATGCATCGGTAACTTCAGCTTGTATGCAACTTTCCCAATCCTCCCTGCGATTGTGAATGGTCCATCAAATCTGCGACCAAGTGATGCACTCAACCCCTTGGGTGTCTTAAACTGAACTGGGTCCATCCTCAGAAAGACCTTGTCACCAACTTTGAACTCCACATTGCTCCTCCCTGAGTCTGCATAATGCTTCATTCTTTCTACGGCCTTGACCAAGTTATGCCTCACATGATCCACTCGATCTTGCCACTCCTTCAACCTATCTTTTGCATCCGGATAGTCCCCAACATATCCACTCAAAACAGTATGAGGAGTCAGTGGCTATTGACTTGtagccaattcaaaaggtgaatacTAACTCGGTGCactcttctgcatgttgtagctaaACTGTGTTGGGTCCAACAACTTTGGCCAGTTGGATTGGTTCGACCAAACAAAGTGCCTCAGATAGTCCTCTAGGACCCCATTAATCCTTTTGGTCTATCCATCTGTCTTTGGGTGATGACTCATCGACATGAGCAACTTTGTCCCTATTAGCTTGAACATCTCCTTCTAGAAATTGCTGGTAAAGCGGGCATCCCTATCACTAATGATACTCAACGGAACACCCCAATACTTCACAACATTCCTAAAAAAGTAGTCGGCAACGTCCTCGGCTCTGCATGATGCCTTGCATGGTACAAAAATAGCATACTTCGAGAACCTGTCAACCATGACCATGATACTACTGTACCCGTCCACTTCTGGtaaccctgtgatgaaatccatactCACACTCGCCCATGGTCTTACTGGTACAGGTAAGGGCTGCAACAAACCTCCTGGAGATTTAGTCACCGCCTTATCTTGTTGACATATGAGACAACTCCTGACATACTCGTCCACATCTTTCCTCATGTTCTGCCAGTAGAAGCCTCTCTCAACCAATGAGAGGGTTCTCTTCTATCCTAGATGGCCTGCCCACAGACTATCATGACATTCATTGAGAACTTCCCTCCTCACATTCTTCCACTTCGGAAGGTAAACTCGATCCTAGGTGAACAACAACAACCCATCCTTGATGCTGAACTTCCGAGTCCTACCCTCCTTA is a genomic window of Cryptomeria japonica chromosome 7, Sugi_1.0, whole genome shotgun sequence containing:
- the LOC131074764 gene encoding aldehyde oxidase GLOX-like, translating into MKHYADSGRSNVEFKVGDKVFLRMDPVQFKTPKGLSASLGRRFDGPFTIAGRIGKVAYKLKLPMHLRVHNVFHVSQLHSYHHDKEDNSRNIPARGPAFVKDRPGLDVEEVIAIKERGFGNRKWKEFLVEVVVTDIWIWPSYRCVRTGRKTYIGGSRVPRPFARERIYIVLYFPTGEGSWWRNPRRTKTAFQRAKVFRMMESRGEVGAAAESLREKLQPGARCSGVCTGVSRVDIDPGAGTCNRVLELGGASRHSPSSWKCLDLTDKYLKDRRCRTGKPSPVTHIYYLFRVKYIQINASRLWLIPLPFSFILAAGQVAVNKGRWQLLVEKGGVSAMHMTTTYKNTVVMFDRTNFGPSQLLLDNGRCRDNPQDQALTHDCWAHSIEYNIATNTIRPLMVFTDTWCSSGAFAANGTLVQTGGWRDGGIDMRYFVPCSDASCDWDNSQPVKLLANRWYASNQILPDNRIIVVGGTGVFNYEFVPRRPGEGKYNLPFLIQTRTSTQVENNLYPFLHLSSDGNLFIFANRDSILLDYKNNVVLKTFPRMPGDGPRNYPSTGSSVMLPLSASNGFTKVEILICGGCPDNGFAAAKAGNFIPALRSCGRMVITDTNPSWSMEDMPGPRTMSDMLILPNGEILIINGAAKGVAGWDMANTPVFTPYLYRHSLPAGQQRFYVLAATGIARMYHSTANVLPDGRVMVGGSNPHFNYILTGTQFPTELRLEAYSPYYLDKTYAPLRPRITAMSPRSNIAYGATFRVTFSISSGLTSNSNVVFSVYSPPFTTHTTSMSQRMLSLSASSPVLVPKSTNVYSSTVQAPPSAVAAPPGYYMLFVVNGGVPSKARWVHFS